One window of Solwaraspora sp. WMMA2056 genomic DNA carries:
- a CDS encoding HIT domain-containing protein, with translation MDEPDELPYAAAGRVWQAAARRAHVGCVQRWKVGRTEGCRMDLHEGVPADCLFCRREDEQLNRISHENATCFARLDNFPAAEGHTEIVPKRHIESFFDLTPQELRDTYELILTVRTDLTGRLRPDGFTIGVNEGRAAGRSVDHLHIHVIPRWFGDVEDPAGGIRQILPNCDPQTWAAATAQALGRSGPLLR, from the coding sequence ATGGATGAGCCAGACGAGCTGCCGTATGCTGCGGCAGGTCGAGTGTGGCAGGCTGCGGCCAGGAGGGCACACGTAGGCTGCGTTCAGCGGTGGAAGGTAGGGCGAACGGAAGGCTGCAGGATGGATCTTCACGAGGGCGTGCCAGCCGACTGCCTGTTCTGCCGGCGCGAGGACGAGCAGCTCAACCGCATCTCGCACGAGAATGCGACCTGCTTTGCCCGGCTGGACAACTTCCCGGCGGCGGAGGGGCACACGGAGATCGTGCCGAAGCGCCACATCGAGTCGTTCTTCGACCTCACCCCGCAGGAGTTGCGGGACACGTACGAATTGATCTTGACGGTGCGCACCGATTTGACCGGGAGGCTGCGGCCGGATGGGTTCACGATCGGGGTCAACGAAGGTCGCGCGGCCGGGCGCAGCGTCGACCATCTGCACATCCATGTGATTCCGCGCTGGTTCGGTGACGTCGAGGACCCGGCCGGCGGCATCCGACAGATTCTGCCGAACTGCGATCCGCAGACCTGGGCGGCCGCGACGGCCCAAGCACTCGGCCGGTCCGGTCCGCTGCTGCGCTGA
- the cas1 gene encoding CRISPR-associated endonuclease Cas1, which translates to MTTPELLPISLVAHQAFCPRRAWLEAAGESTDTHQVQVGVQAHTPADDPTGSRSRRYRAVDVVSHDLGVYGRCDTVELDDDAAMTVVEHKATPVRRRPDVTEPMRIQVALLAGALADMGYPVAGQAVYFTNHRVRVDITLSPGDVAAAREMVAATVRTLDAEQAPPPLENDRRCSRCSHISVCLPDERPLAPVTRRIVVADPDTQVLHLTTPGSRAYVERGRIEVSKSGEKLGSFPIERVQGLVVHGNVDLSSGLIREILWRSLSVVWCTSTGRVTGWARPAQGPNGGPRLVQHVASHNGRIDLARQFVTAKIANQATLLRRHGNAPKTVARLRELQRDALDAPSLTDLFGIEGEAAAGYFAQFLTMFRPKVVDAEQLTFSVRTRRPARDPINAALNLCYGLLTADVLRAVVACGLDPHAGFLHSSGRNKPALALDLVEEFRAAVADSVVITAFNNGELRARDFTTVLGTTRIGANGRKALIAGYERRVTGTFRHPTFGYEVTWRRAMEIQARLVLGVIDGTQPRYEGIKTR; encoded by the coding sequence ATGACGACGCCGGAACTGCTTCCGATCAGCCTGGTGGCGCACCAGGCCTTCTGCCCACGCCGGGCCTGGCTGGAAGCAGCCGGCGAGTCGACCGACACCCACCAGGTGCAGGTCGGCGTCCAGGCCCACACCCCGGCCGACGACCCGACCGGGTCGCGGTCCCGGCGCTACCGGGCTGTCGACGTGGTCAGCCACGACCTCGGCGTGTACGGGCGCTGCGACACCGTCGAACTCGACGACGACGCCGCGATGACCGTCGTCGAACACAAGGCCACCCCGGTGCGCCGCCGGCCGGACGTCACCGAACCGATGCGGATCCAGGTGGCGTTGCTCGCTGGGGCGTTGGCGGACATGGGCTACCCGGTGGCCGGGCAGGCGGTCTACTTCACCAACCACCGGGTCCGGGTTGACATCACCCTGTCGCCGGGGGATGTCGCCGCCGCCCGGGAGATGGTGGCGGCAACCGTGCGTACGCTCGACGCCGAGCAGGCCCCGCCGCCGCTGGAGAACGACCGGCGCTGCTCCCGCTGCTCGCACATCAGCGTCTGCCTGCCCGACGAACGCCCGCTCGCGCCGGTGACCCGCCGGATCGTCGTCGCCGACCCGGACACCCAGGTGCTGCATCTGACCACGCCAGGGTCGCGGGCGTACGTCGAGCGTGGCCGGATCGAGGTCAGCAAGAGCGGCGAAAAGCTCGGGTCGTTTCCGATCGAACGGGTGCAGGGCCTGGTGGTCCACGGCAACGTCGACCTGTCCAGCGGCCTGATCCGGGAGATCCTGTGGCGCAGCCTGTCCGTGGTGTGGTGCACCAGCACCGGCCGGGTCACCGGCTGGGCCCGGCCGGCTCAGGGACCCAACGGCGGACCGCGACTGGTGCAGCACGTCGCCTCCCACAACGGGCGCATCGACCTGGCCCGCCAGTTCGTCACCGCGAAGATCGCCAACCAGGCGACGTTGCTGCGCCGCCACGGCAACGCCCCGAAAACTGTGGCCCGGCTGCGTGAGCTGCAACGCGATGCTCTCGACGCACCGTCGCTGACGGACCTGTTCGGCATCGAAGGTGAGGCCGCCGCCGGCTACTTCGCCCAATTCTTGACCATGTTCCGGCCGAAGGTCGTCGACGCCGAACAGCTGACGTTCTCCGTACGGACCCGACGCCCGGCCCGCGATCCGATCAACGCCGCGTTGAACCTCTGCTACGGCCTGCTGACCGCCGACGTGCTCCGGGCGGTCGTCGCCTGCGGGCTCGACCCGCACGCCGGGTTCCTGCACAGCTCCGGCCGCAACAAGCCGGCGTTGGCTCTCGACCTGGTCGAGGAGTTCCGGGCAGCCGTCGCCGACTCGGTCGTCATCACCGCATTCAACAACGGCGAGCTGCGCGCCCGCGACTTCACCACGGTGCTCGGCACCACCCGGATCGGCGCGAACGGACGGAAGGCGCTCATCGCCGGTTACGAACGCCGAGTAACCGGCACCTTCCGCCACCCGACCTTCGGCTACGAGGTGACCTGGCGACGCGCGATGGAGATCCAGGCGCGCCTGGTGCTCGGCGTGATCGACGGGACGCAGCCGCGCTACGAGGGGATCAAGACCAGATGA
- a CDS encoding GNAT family protein: protein MSSSLWVGDLVRLRAIEPDDDRYYRAFAEDTEDERSVFRVEPPRSTAQLRQEIAAVGTWQPGSDCFALAVERVDNPGMIGAISTRDTDPRSGSFSYGLAIARDQRRHGHATEAARILLRYMFTQRRYHKCLVDIHATNVASLRLHERLGFVVEGLLREQEYFDGRYQDVVLMGLLGPDFLATRGGAEVP from the coding sequence ATGTCGAGCTCACTGTGGGTCGGTGACCTCGTCCGGTTACGGGCGATCGAACCCGATGACGACCGCTACTACCGGGCCTTCGCCGAGGACACCGAGGACGAGCGGTCCGTGTTCCGGGTCGAGCCGCCGCGCTCGACCGCGCAGCTCCGGCAGGAGATCGCCGCTGTCGGCACCTGGCAGCCCGGAAGTGACTGCTTCGCGCTCGCCGTCGAACGGGTCGACAATCCGGGAATGATCGGGGCGATCTCGACCCGCGACACGGACCCACGCAGCGGCAGCTTCAGCTACGGCCTCGCTATCGCGCGGGACCAACGGCGCCACGGCCATGCGACGGAAGCCGCACGGATCCTGCTGCGCTACATGTTCACACAACGGCGCTACCACAAGTGCCTTGTGGACATTCACGCTACCAACGTCGCTTCGCTGCGGCTGCACGAACGACTGGGATTCGTCGTCGAAGGGCTACTTCGCGAACAGGAGTACTTCGACGGCAGGTATCAGGATGTCGTACTGATGGGACTGCTGGGTCCCGATTTTCTTGCCACGCGTGGCGGAGCCGAGGTGCCATGA
- a CDS encoding DUF397 domain-containing protein, protein MKPDTPWFTSSRSAGNGGQCVEARRHAGRAEVRDSKDRTGPTLTFTATQWGIFTTALQTGALPH, encoded by the coding sequence ATGAAGCCCGACACCCCCTGGTTCACCTCCAGCCGCAGCGCCGGCAACGGCGGTCAGTGCGTCGAGGCCCGCCGGCACGCCGGCCGCGCCGAGGTACGCGACAGCAAGGACCGCACCGGCCCCACCCTCACCTTCACCGCCACGCAGTGGGGCATCTTCACCACCGCCCTGCAAACCGGCGCGCTCCCGCACTAA
- the thiL gene encoding thiamine-phosphate kinase → MTSPASYSDEPTRVAALVGAFLSGQSGAVLGDSHGPHATLTAGADTRDDCAIYDLDGPVTLVVGSDYVRGPKFALYEHGLLTNVDIGYYPVAANVSDIAAMGAAPIGVLTVVRYPNDLDDTGFLDVMAGIHQACTDFGTLNVGGDIGNAERIVLSASAIGICRTGTALTRRGARPGDHLCVTGPCGVLGAAVAYFPKRAVNGWALPDSVEADLLDSWRRPRARVAEGRLLSTGGYATACQDTSDGLRATIEQLAAASGVGFTVTADDIAVHPAVSAVAKLTGTDDLTLAMSASADFQLAFTVPDDRLDACRDAFDRNGLTFDVIGRATPPEDGVSLLTRDGSRTALPGVAWKHQSTDISTLVTGGGAPGAPAR, encoded by the coding sequence ATGACCTCGCCCGCCAGCTACTCCGATGAACCGACCCGGGTCGCCGCGCTCGTCGGCGCATTCCTTTCCGGCCAGTCCGGCGCGGTCCTCGGCGACAGCCACGGCCCGCACGCCACCCTCACCGCCGGGGCGGACACCCGCGACGACTGCGCGATCTACGACCTCGACGGGCCGGTCACCCTCGTCGTCGGTTCCGACTACGTACGCGGCCCGAAGTTCGCCCTCTACGAACACGGCCTGCTCACCAACGTCGACATCGGCTACTACCCGGTCGCCGCCAACGTCAGCGACATCGCGGCGATGGGTGCCGCGCCGATCGGCGTACTGACCGTCGTGCGCTACCCCAACGACCTCGACGACACCGGATTCCTCGACGTCATGGCCGGCATCCACCAGGCCTGCACCGACTTCGGCACCCTCAACGTCGGCGGCGACATCGGCAACGCCGAACGCATCGTGCTCTCCGCGTCCGCGATCGGCATCTGCCGTACGGGCACCGCCCTGACCCGCCGTGGCGCGCGACCCGGCGACCACCTCTGCGTCACCGGCCCCTGTGGGGTCCTCGGCGCCGCCGTCGCCTACTTCCCGAAGCGCGCCGTCAACGGGTGGGCGCTGCCCGACAGCGTCGAAGCCGACCTGCTCGACAGTTGGCGGCGGCCCCGCGCCCGGGTCGCCGAAGGCCGGCTGCTCTCCACCGGCGGCTACGCCACCGCCTGCCAGGACACCTCGGACGGCCTGCGGGCCACGATCGAGCAGCTCGCCGCCGCCAGCGGGGTCGGCTTCACCGTCACCGCCGACGACATCGCCGTCCACCCCGCCGTCAGCGCCGTCGCCAAACTGACCGGCACCGACGACCTCACCCTCGCGATGAGCGCGTCAGCCGACTTCCAGCTCGCCTTCACGGTGCCCGACGACCGGCTCGACGCCTGCCGGGACGCCTTCGACCGCAACGGTCTCACCTTCGACGTCATCGGCCGCGCCACCCCACCCGAGGACGGTGTCAGCCTGCTTACCCGCGACGGCAGCAGGACTGCCCTGCCCGGCGTCGCCTGGAAACATCAGAGCACCGACATCAGCACGCTCGTCACCGGCGGCGGCGCCCCGGGCGCCCCGGCGCGGTGA
- the cas2 gene encoding CRISPR-associated endonuclease Cas2: protein MSLDDVRRYIVAYDVSDDVRRTRVAKKLESYGDRVQYSVFVVDARPAKILRLRAALTDMINQGTDSILFCDLGTLRERASRSLDVIGQGRPITGHGPAIL from the coding sequence ATGAGCCTCGACGACGTACGGCGCTACATCGTCGCCTACGACGTCTCCGACGACGTACGCCGTACGCGGGTGGCGAAGAAGCTCGAATCGTACGGCGATCGCGTCCAGTACAGCGTGTTCGTCGTGGATGCCCGTCCGGCGAAGATCCTGCGGCTACGGGCCGCGCTGACCGACATGATCAACCAGGGTACGGATTCCATCCTGTTCTGCGACCTGGGTACGCTGCGGGAGCGCGCCAGCCGGTCCCTCGACGTGATCGGCCAGGGTCGACCGATCACCGGCCACGGCCCCGCGATTCTCTAG
- a CDS encoding DUF6879 family protein, translating to MIVDDPDAFRKLFLGFEHVAFKFEVRRSYGVQAEDLPFQEFLAGRDPGIEWLRDWLDLMASQTSTGKRVERVRVVDDPPSDFLRFEISITPYNLAVGEDIRYIDRDVANALDLPHHDFWLFDSRKLAVLHFGDDDTFLGFEAVDGIDDILQHCYWRDVAWTRATRFADYRS from the coding sequence GTGATCGTCGACGACCCTGATGCTTTCCGGAAACTCTTTCTGGGCTTCGAGCATGTCGCCTTCAAGTTCGAGGTGCGAAGATCCTACGGGGTGCAGGCCGAGGATCTTCCATTCCAGGAATTTCTGGCCGGCCGGGACCCGGGCATCGAATGGCTCCGGGACTGGCTGGACTTGATGGCGTCGCAGACCTCGACCGGGAAGCGGGTGGAGCGCGTCCGAGTCGTCGATGATCCACCGAGCGACTTCCTCCGTTTCGAAATTTCTATCACCCCGTACAACCTGGCTGTGGGCGAGGACATTCGATACATCGATCGCGACGTGGCCAACGCGTTGGACCTCCCGCACCATGACTTCTGGCTTTTCGACTCGCGCAAACTCGCGGTCCTGCACTTCGGCGACGACGACACGTTCCTCGGCTTCGAGGCGGTCGACGGGATCGACGACATACTCCAGCACTGCTACTGGCGCGACGTGGCATGGACCCGCGCGACCAGGTTCGCCGACTACCGGTCGTAA
- a CDS encoding DUF5753 domain-containing protein, translating to MPVTGPTVVRRQLGRRLRRLREEAARTEQEVERAKVCSRTTLWRIENGKFPVKMNTVRGLCWFYGADPETTDALTRLAAACDEQGWWESHGDAVPDWFRLYIGLEAAATEIQLYDPELIHGLLQTPDYMRAVFRAADPRVPEQQIERLVSLRLDRQISYYDRAEPARIVAIFGEGAMTREVGGPTVMAEQRAHLANVGRRVRVEVRVLPGAAGAHAAFAGAFTVLDFADPDDPDVVYVESHMGARYMERPEELAEYRRVFRLIRDQSIPIEEYLR from the coding sequence ATGCCAGTCACCGGACCAACTGTGGTGCGCCGTCAGCTGGGGCGACGACTGCGCCGACTGCGAGAGGAGGCGGCCCGCACCGAGCAGGAGGTGGAGCGGGCCAAGGTCTGTTCCCGTACGACGTTGTGGCGCATCGAGAACGGCAAGTTTCCGGTCAAGATGAACACCGTACGGGGCCTGTGTTGGTTCTACGGTGCCGATCCGGAAACGACGGACGCACTGACCCGGCTCGCCGCCGCGTGTGACGAGCAGGGCTGGTGGGAGTCGCACGGCGACGCCGTACCGGACTGGTTCCGCTTGTACATCGGCCTCGAAGCCGCCGCCACCGAAATCCAGCTTTACGATCCGGAGCTGATCCACGGTCTGTTGCAGACGCCGGACTACATGCGGGCGGTGTTCCGGGCCGCCGACCCGAGGGTGCCCGAGCAGCAGATCGAACGGCTGGTGTCGCTGCGGCTCGACCGGCAGATCTCCTACTACGACCGGGCCGAGCCGGCGAGGATCGTCGCGATCTTCGGAGAGGGTGCAATGACTCGCGAGGTCGGCGGCCCGACGGTGATGGCCGAGCAACGCGCCCACCTCGCCAACGTCGGTCGACGGGTACGGGTTGAAGTGCGCGTCCTGCCCGGGGCCGCTGGTGCACACGCCGCGTTCGCAGGCGCTTTCACCGTGCTGGACTTCGCCGACCCCGACGACCCGGACGTGGTCTACGTCGAGTCCCATATGGGCGCTCGCTACATGGAGCGTCCGGAGGAGTTGGCGGAGTACCGTCGAGTTTTCCGGCTGATCCGCGACCAGTCGATCCCGATCGAGGAGTACCTACGATGA
- a CDS encoding class I SAM-dependent methyltransferase — MPAVTAGWSGTAQVRRSYAALVEHYTAMTADYGRFPGLRQELTAFLAALGPGPVLDLGCGAGRDANLVAGTGRTVVLADVTPELLCATTVRIAIDAAVCCDALALPLRSATFAGVIASGVLLHLPRQHTVTALDNIRRVLLPGGKALISMKHGGRDGWRSTDDFPAPRWFTYYEPEDFAALCRKVGLRVAQLDVSSRKDWFTATAERPEL, encoded by the coding sequence GTGCCCGCCGTGACCGCCGGCTGGTCCGGCACCGCCCAGGTACGCCGCTCCTACGCCGCCCTGGTCGAGCACTACACGGCGATGACGGCCGACTATGGCCGGTTCCCCGGCCTGCGACAGGAGCTGACAGCCTTCCTTGCCGCGCTCGGGCCAGGGCCGGTGCTCGACCTCGGCTGCGGAGCCGGTCGCGACGCCAACCTGGTCGCCGGCACCGGCCGGACCGTCGTCCTCGCCGACGTCACCCCGGAGCTGCTGTGCGCGACCACCGTACGGATCGCCATCGACGCTGCCGTCTGCTGCGACGCGCTCGCCCTCCCGCTGCGATCCGCGACCTTTGCCGGTGTCATCGCCAGCGGGGTCCTGCTGCACCTGCCCCGGCAGCACACGGTCACCGCGCTCGACAACATCCGGCGGGTTCTGCTGCCCGGCGGCAAGGCGCTGATCAGCATGAAACACGGAGGTCGTGACGGGTGGCGCAGCACCGACGACTTCCCGGCCCCACGCTGGTTCACCTACTACGAGCCGGAGGATTTCGCCGCGCTGTGTCGCAAGGTGGGGCTGCGGGTCGCGCAGTTGGACGTCAGCAGCCGCAAGGACTGGTTCACCGCAACGGCCGAACGGCCCGAGCTGTAG